aaaaacagcacagtgcttTTAACACATAGACAATATTTGTCTATCTGCAGTAGGttacttaaaaacagcacaatgcTCTTAacgtatagacaatctttgatggCTATTTTCGCAGTAGGttgcttaaaaacagcacagtgctcCTAAAggatagacaatctttgactcttATTTTTGAAGTAGGTTGCTTAAAGCACAGTGCTCTTAACATATAGACAATATTTGATGTCGTTTTCACAGTAagctccttaaaaacagcacagtacTCTTAACGTATGGACAATCTTTGAATGACATTTTTGCGCTATATTGCATAAAAACAGCACAGTGCGCCTAacatatagacaatctttgatgtTGTTTTCACAGTaagttccttaaaaacagcacagtgctcTTGACGTATGGACAAAATTTGTCTATACATAGTAGGTTGCCTAAGAAAACCCACAGTGCTCTTAACGTATTGACATTCTTTGACTGCTGTTTTTGCTGTGCAGTGCGCTTAACGTATAGACACTCTTTGACTCCTGTTTTCGCACTTGATTGTCTAAAAACAGCACAGTACGCTTAACATGTAGACAATCTTTGATGTTTTCACAGTaagttccttaaaaacagcacagtgctcTTAACGTATAGACAATCTGTGACAGCTGTTTTCCCAGTAGGctgcttaaaaacagcacagtgctcTTAATGTATAGACAATATTTGATGGCTGTTTTCACACTAGGctgcttaaaaacagcacattGCTCTTAAtgcatagacaatctttgactcctGTTTTCCCACTAGGTTGCTTCAAAACAGCAGTGTTATTAacgtatagacaatctttgactgaTGTTTTCGCAGTAGATTGCCTAAATACAGCACAGTGCGCCCAatgtatagacaatctttgatgtcgtttTCACAGTAAGTTCCTTAAAAAACAGCACAGTGCTTTTAACGTATACACAATCTTTGACAGCTGTTTTTGCAGTCGTTTGCCTAAAAACAGTCCAGTGTTCTTAATGTATAGACACATTAGGTTGCTTAAAAACAGTACAGTGCTCTTAACATATAGACACTCTTTGACGGCTGTTTTCACAGTAGGCTGCTTAGAATTAGCACAGTGCTCTTAATATATGGACAATCTTTGACGGCTGTTTTCGCAGTAGGATGctttaaaaacagcacagggctcttaacatatagacaatctttgtcGGATGTTTTCGCAATAGGATGCtaaaaaaacagcacagtgctcttaacatatagacaatctttgacagCTGTTTTCACAGTAGGCTGCTTAAAATTAGCACAGTGCTCTTAacatatagacaatctttgagaGCTGTATTCACAGTAGGTTGCataaaaacagcacagtgctcttaacgtatagacaatctttgacggCTGTTTCAGCAGTAGGCTGCTTAGAATTAGCACAGTGCTCTTAACATATGGACAATCTTTGACGGCTGTTTTCGCAGTAGGATGctttaaaaacagcacagggctcttaacatatagacaatctttgtcGGATGTTTTCGCAATAGGATGCtaaaaaaacagcacagtgctcttaacatatagacaatctttgaaaGCTGTTTTCACAGTAGGCTGCTTAAAATTAGCACAGTGCTCTTAacatatagacaatctttgacggCTGTTTTCACAGTAGGctgcttaaaaacagcacagtgctcttaacatatagacaatctttgagaGCTGTATTCACAGTAGGTTGCataaaaacagcacagtgctcttaacgtatagacaatctttgacggCTGTTTCAGCAGTAGGCTGctcaaaaacagcacagtgctcCTGCATCCCTCAGCAAATTGCCTTTCAACCCAGGTGCCCACGAGTCGCGACCCACCAGACGGTCAATGCGGGCGCCAGCAGCCAGTTCACCACCGCGGCTACGAGCTCTCGCAGGAAGACAGCTGGCTCGTTTACCGGCTGCCGGAGCAGGACCTTAATTACAGGTAATGTCGCCGCGGTCACTTCCAgaaaccaaaaataattccccGCCGATCCGACAGGAAGCGCATGTTATGATCATTAGGGCGAGTCCTCGGACAGATGCCCACTGTACCTTCCCACCTTAAACAAAGCTCCACGTCCTCGTCTCAGGCCTCACTTCTCCCTGGACGTCAGGACACGCTCCCCCGGGGGTCTTCTGCTCTCCGTACAAGGGACGGGGTCTGTCCCCCTGCTGGCCCTCTACATGGAAAAGGGTCTGATCAGGATGACACTCGGACAGAGCAGAGTCATCGGCCACAGGAAGGCGAGCGACGATGGGCACTGGCACAGAGTAAGTTACATCGGCCCCCACTCTAATTttgttcttaggcccacttacgttgtttttaaggagatttttgtattcaccaaagttttcttagctgggatttcTTTGTAGGTAAGAAAAAAATCTATTAGGGTGGCTTATttgttctaaagcaggggtcaccaagctgttttggtttttgccatgtttggtcaggttatgtttagttttttggacatttagttctgtcttggcacttccgggtttgttttcgtctccatgacaactcattagttttcacctgtcatgtcacgcccctgtcctcagttttcACCCCTGCTTGTAATTTTCaatggtattatttaaaccggtagtTGCCAAGTGTCAGTCTGGCATCTTCACACAaactacccatgctgttcctaccATCATGCCATCGTTCACAGTTCCTTGTCAtgttagttttgtttatagttcatagtcaattgctttgtgctaagtctttatgtttatgtccattattcatgccatcgagcaagtgtttttgtttcaggtgtgaatgaatgatgggttcccacttctctgtgagcgctttgagtatataacaatagaaaagcgtgatataaatctaatccattattattattatgtttgtattttgtacctCCACTGTGAGTGCCTTCTGTTTATCTTTTGTTTTAGTATTGaataaaaagatgtactcacCTCTCGTCTCGCTTGTGCTAATCATCCTCTGCGTTGTGGAAACAACCTTATTCCAAGCCGAAGTTTGacacaacctttttgaaaccaagagctacttcttgcgtactgattaatgcgaagggataccagtttgatacacacttaaataaattgccagaaatagccaattttctcaatttaactttaataaataaatttataaacataaaaaatgggtatttctgtctgtcattccgttgtacttttttttccccttttacaggtttttggtagagaataaatgattaaaaaaaaacacttaatcaaatggtttaaaagaggacaaaacacgaaaaaaatttaaataaattctgaaacataatttatcttcaattttgacttattaaaataaaaaatgcaaccgataaaaaggagaaaaagtagctatttcaaatttttgggaaaaaattaataaaataatttatggaacatcattagtcatttttcctcattaaaattaattttagaattttgatgacatgttttaaataagttaaaatccaatatgcactttgttaCAACATTTAAcaatttggaccaagctatatttctaactaagaacaatcattatttcttctagattttcaagaacaaaaattttaaaagaatttcaaaagaatttgaaataagatttacatttgattctacagattttttagatttgccagaataattttaaaaaattttaatcataagtttgaagaaatatttcacaaatattcatcgtcaaaaaaaacagaagctaaaatgaagaattaaattaaaatgtatttattattctttacaataaaaacaataataatacttgaacattgatttgaattgtcaggaaagaagaggaaggaatttagaaggtaaaaaggtatatgtgtttaaaaatcctaaaatcatttttaaaagttgtattttttctctaaaattgtctttctgaaagttataagaagcaaattaaaaaaataaatgaatttatttaaacaagtgaagaccaagtctttaaaatattttcttggattttcaaattctatttgagttttgtctctcttagaaataaaaatatagagcaaaccgagaccagcttgctagtaaataaataaaatttaaaatatagaggcagcacactggtaagtgctgctatttgagctatttttagaacaggccagcgggcgactcatttggtccttacgggctacctggtgcctgcgggcaccgcgttggtgacccctggtctaatgcaaccactgtgccacggcatGCTTACTCTATTTGGATTAAGCATGCATTTTTATagaatttatttttgcttttctttatttaaaataaaCCTATCTAAAAATATCAAAGTGGGCCcctcatttgttttgtttttttcaagatCCGGCCCTAAGTAGAATAAGCTTGGACACCTACTTTACATTGTTCACACACCCTCTTGATACATTATGCATGTCGGtgtctaaagcagtgtttttcaaccactgtgccgtgagatacagtctggtgtgctgaaggagatgatctaatttcatctttttgggttaaaattattttttagcaaataagtaattatagtctgcaaatgatgtgttgttgttgagtgtctgtgctgtctagagctcggcagagtaaccgtgtaatactcttccgcatcaataggtggcagcaggtagctaattgctttgtagatgtcgcaaACAGCGGAAGGCAGCATGCAGGCAAAAAGGTATCTAATagctaaaccaaaaataaacacaaggtgagtgcccctaagaaaaggcattgaagcttagggaaggctatgcataACGAAACAAAAACTGATtcgactacaaagtaaacaaaaaaacaaatgctggacgacagcaaatacttactgtggagcaaagacatgaaactgctacaagaaaataccaaaaaaagagaaaaagccaccaaaatagaagcgcaagacaggaagtaaaacactacacacaggaaaacagcaaacaaaatAAGTCAGAGTTTGATGTGACAGATGGtggcagtacacctactttgagacaagagctatggtgatgcatgcttggttatggtttaaagttatACCCAAAAATTGTGAGAACaacgttttactgtcaactgagtttcgtttttaaaatgatttctgctggtggtgtgcctatgGATTTTATTTAAcgcaaaaaagtttgaaaaacactggtctataagacagacagacagacgacaATGCTATTGCTGCTACTGCAAGATGCCGCAGATTGTTCCCTGGGGAGGGAGAGCATATTTCACCACCTTATAGACCCCAAgtgacaaatatttttttgaacgctgcagtcccccctttcttaaacttacgttttgacattatgtatgTACCCCGCGGGATAATacgaatttctcttctgtaatctgcTTGTGTTTTATCCGTGTGTCTGACGTTCGGCTTTTACGccggaattgtgcccttatatggggaattaagggcgtttacctatgcaaattatgGAATTAAGAGGCGTTTACCTATGCATACTGGGGAAATAAGgttgtgtttatatttaaattaagatagacacgcacgcgctaaccatttggcattcagcgaCTTAAAAAcggcaggtgggaacaatttgggcgtttaagaacacgtcatgaatttgaatggactcctcttaggaaatcactttgGAAGAAAGATCCGAGTTTtgaaaagttaggaacttattgctgtATGGTGCCCATTGTTACTGGTTTTGTACCTTGTTATTTTCAGCATGCTGTTGTTCCTTGTGGCAGGTGGAGTGCAGCGTGGAGAGAAGCACCTTCCATCTGCTGGTGGATGGATTCCGTGTGACCGACGGCCTTTTGCCCGAAGACGAGGGCTCGTCTCTGGACTTCCAGGGCCTCATCTACCTGGGGGGTCACCCTGGGAACACAGACATCGTTAAAGTCTGTCCAAGTCCAACCGCGCCCGTCTCATATTCTGTGTGTTTGCTTTACACACCGCATGCATCTTTTCACGTAGGCTTCTAACATCCCCACCGCCAGCATTGTGGGTTGCATACGTGACCTTCAAATGAATGCTCAACCAGTGGGGGAACCTGAGGCGGGCAACATGGTGTCACACTGCTTGGAGGAGCTCACCCAGAAGGGGGTCTACTTTGGTGGAGGCCACCTAGTTTTAGGTTTGATGTCTTgatttaaataccgtattttccggactataacgttgattgattgattgattgattgatacttttattagtagattgcacagtacagtacatattccgtacaattgaccactaaatggtaacacccgaataagtttttcaacttgtttaagtcggggtccacgttaatcaattcatggtacaaatatatgctATCAACATAATAagagtcatcacacaagttaatcatcaatcacacaagttaatcatcacgctcacttaaaatcctttttttccctcaaaactcgacagtgttcCTTATACTTATAACctggtgcacctaatgtaaggaataagtttggttgagcttacccacctcgaagccattttatttgttacatggtgtaatgataagtatgaccagtagatggcagcttGATGAGtttcaagtattattatggtgtgtgtataaggtaagacattatctggcgttttgtttcgcaatattatgcaaaaacaacttttcttacctcctggtacctgctgatctgtatttgagatctgcatgaatcctaaaAAAAATTGCGCGCCTCCGCCTTGGTAGTGCAAGTAGACACCGTTTTTCTCTACTTTCTTGTTataggacattcatcctctgctgttgccatttctaatataaagtagtgtaaagttcttacttatatctgtcagtaaactcgccatgaaagcgctaaaacataccggtgtagtgagtttacattattcacccaaggaactttagttattagagttccggtcggacgttttttccacGGTACACATTTCCGGGCGTTGTTGTTTTTCCTGATTAAGTGATGCTGCTCtgttgttgattgaagtaaagtctgtatgtcattaaaacagttagcgccatcttttgacacttcttccactcccgtccttgcacgctacaacaaatatatatgtaaaatatatttgtaaaacataatctatgcaacattttgaccaaaaaaccaccattaaatgttatgtagaccacaacaaagtgttttacatttacaaaaaaaattatatgactcctttaatgcgccttataatccggttcgccttatatatgaaaaaagaccaAAAATAGACCATCCAtcggcaatgcgccttataatccggtgcgccctatggtcgggaaaatacggtattttgtcaAAGACATACCTGCCTTAAAAATCCATTGAGGCGTttcctgtcatgatctgtggtctcgatcatgtttggtttagtcatgttctgttacttttggactccattagaTCCGGTTTTTGTGCACCccggtttgttttagtttccatgacaacgcattactttcacctgcctcatttgtttggactcacgcacctgttgttaatcatgacattattatttaaagttaaagtaaagtaccattgattgtcacacacacactaggtgtggtgaaatgtgtcctctgcattcgacccatccccttgttcaccccctgggaggtgaggggagtagtgggcagcagccgtaccacgcccgggaataatttttgatgatttaaccctcaaattccaacccttgatgctgagtaccaaacagggaggtaatgggtcccatttttatagtctttggtatgactcggccggggtttgaactcacaacctacccatctcagggcggacactctaaccactgagtaggtttaagcctgtagttgccaggtagtcggccggGCAACATCACAGATACTGATTCTTTCCACGCCATTGTTTCATGATCGCCGCaatgtctagggtgtaccccgccttccacccgattgtagctgagataggttccggcGCCCTCCTGCGacctcgaagggaataagcggtagaaaaaagatggatggatgtgtttcaTGCTCGTTCCATGCCTTGCCGCAGTAAGTTTTTCTTTATTCAAGCAACAGTCTAGTGAGTTTTTTTTAGCTTcatagccaagttgtgcctccgctctgagcgctttttgttggtacttttttagttaaaattaaatcatttaTTTACCTGCAAACCTTGTCCGGTccagtccgattgcatcccggggaAAACAATCCTTGCAGTAAGTTGCAAAAAAGTCCATGATCTGACATGAAAAAACTTGAAAGTAAAAAACTCACTAGAATCAGTTTCAGTAATGTCGCacggccgactacctggcaactacaggcttaaataataatgtcatgattaacaacaggtgcgtgagtccaaacaaatgaggcaggtgaaactaatgcgttgtcatggaaactaaaacaaaccaggttgcacaaaaaacaaaaccaatggAGTTCaaaagtaacagaacataactaaaccaaacatgatcgaGATCCACAGAACGTGACATTTCCTTTCTAGATGATTACTTCACCGTGGGCTCTCACTTTGTGCTGACGTTCGAGTTCCGCCCTCAACGCCCCAGGGGCCtggtcttttattttgaaagctacGGGAGcagttttagtgtttttttcactAAAAACACGGTAAGCGCtcactttttttttggggggcaattAGTCATTTATGTACAAATAGAATATTTTGAGTAACTTTTGCCGTCCTTCACCAGGTGGGCGTCTCCGTCAATGATGGAAGCGGCGATGTCAGCGTCTCCGTGACTACGCCCAACCTCTGTAACGGAGAGTTCCACGCCATTAAAGGTTTGCAAGTGAAGTATAGTGCAGCGTTTGAACATAGGGCTGGCAAAAAAAAGGAATCTATTTCTCATATGTGGTCTGCACtcattgtaatacacttttccaccacctgtggcactatatacaatataaaaaaacaagtcAAAGCCATACAGAAGATTTTCAAGCACAAAAAATATGACCAAATTGGTGAAGTTCAATTTCCATTtcaactttaattttattgatagTTTAGTTAGAGACATATTCACTAATAATTTAGTTTGAGTAAgacataaatgtatttaaatatacaaaccccaaaactaatgAAGTTGgtactttgtgtaaatggtaaataaaaacagaatacaacgatttgcaaattcttttcaacctatattcaaattgaatagactgcaaagacaagatatttaacgttcaaactggagaattttgttattttttgcaaatattagctcatttggaattggatgcctgcaacatagttccaaaaaagctggcacaagtagcaaaaaagactgagaaagttgaggaatgctcatcaaacacttatttggaacaacccacaggtgac
This genomic window from Nerophis ophidion isolate RoL-2023_Sa linkage group LG26, RoL_Noph_v1.0, whole genome shotgun sequence contains:
- the LOC133543295 gene encoding laminin subunit alpha-3-like; the protein is MVPIVTGFVECSVERSTFHLLVDGFRVTDGLLPEDEGSSLDFQGLIYLGGHPGNTDIVKASNIPTASIVGCIRDLQMNAQPVGEPEAGNMVSHCLEELTQKGVYFGGGHLVLDDYFTVGSHFVLTFEFRPQRPRGLVFYFESYGSSFSVFFTKNTVGVSVNDGSGDVSVSVTTPNLCNGEFHAIKVSKHGRVIRLKVDSLSKKKAGADVPATHSSILRALYVGGAEKVNGAAVTSTFVGCLRNVSLNNQRVAFETTARVVGHVAVNGCPAS